A genomic region of Mus musculus strain C57BL/6J chromosome 7, GRCm38.p6 C57BL/6J contains the following coding sequences:
- the Zfp420 gene encoding zinc finger protein 420: MVTHDTMSVFCPGTRLPQHPRGYSTEKPYKCEECGKAFRRASHLSQHQSIHTGEKPYECKQCGKAFSRDSQLSLHQRLHTGEKPYTCKECGKAFTQSSQLILHHRIHTGEKPYKCEACGKAFIRSSQLSRHQKVHTGEKPFECKECGKAFTQNSQLTLHQRLHTGEKLYDCKECRKVFTQLSQLILHRRIHTGEKPYECNECGKAFICGSQLSQHRKIHNGEKPYECKECGKAFIRGSLLMQHQRIHTGEKPYKCDECGKAFIRGSQLTQHQRVHTNEKPYECKECGKTFSHGSQLTQHQRIHTGEKPYQCKECGKAFNRGSLLTRHQRIHTGEKPYKCKECGKNFSRGSELTQHERIHTGEKPYECKECGKSFIRGSQLTQHQRIHTGEKPYECKECRMAFTQSSHLSQHQRLHTGEKPYVCSECGKAFARGLLLIQHQRIHTGEKPYQCRECGKAFIRSSQLTQHQRTHTGEKPYECRECGKAFGHGSQLTLHQRVHTGEKPYECKECRKAFTQSSHLSRHQRVHTGEKPYQCKECEKAFTRESQLMRHQRIHIRGKSLDCKECRIDFNHHSQIFI; encoded by the coding sequence ATGGTAACACATGACACAATGTCCGTTTTCTGCCCAGGCACGCGCCTACCTCAGCATCCACGGGGTTACTCTACAGAGAAGCCCTATAAATGTGAGGAGTGTGGCAAAGCCTTCAGGCGAGCCTCACACCTGTCCCAGCATCAGAGTATTCACACTggtgagaaaccctatgaatgtaagcagtGTGGGAAGGCCTTTAGTCGTGATTCCCAGCTAAGTCTTCATCAGAGACTTCACACCGGTGAGAAACCCTACACATGCAAGGAATGTGGAAAGGCTTTCACTCAAAGCTCACAACTTATTTTGCACCATAGAATTCATACGGGTGAGAAACCATACAAGTGTGAAGCCTGTGGGAAGGCCTTTATTCGAAGCTCACAACTCAGCCGCCATCAAAAGgtccacactggagagaaaccctttgaATGTAAAGAGTGTGGGAAGGCCTTCACCCAGAACTCACAACTTACTCTGCACCAGAGACTGCACACTGGTGAGAAGCTCTACGACTGTAAGGAGTGTAGGAAGGTCTTTACTCAGCTCTCGCAGCTTATTCTCCATAGAAGAATCCACACTGgcgagaaaccctatgaatgcaaTGAGTGTGGGAAAGCTTTCATTTGTGGCTCACAGCTCTCGCAGCACCGGAAAATCCACAATGGAGAAAAGCCATATGAATGTAAGGAGTGTGGGAAGGCTTTTATTCGAGGCTCACTACTTATGCAACATCAAAGGATTCACACTGGTGAAAAACCCTATAAATGTGACGAGTGTGGAAAGGCTTTTATCCGTGGTTCCCAACTCACTCAACATCAGAGGGTTCATACTAACGAAAAGCCTTACGAATGTAAAGAATGTGGAAAGACCTTCAGTCATGGCTCACAACTAACTCAACATCAGAGAATCCATACTGGTGAGAAGCCCTATCAATGTAaggagtgtgggaaagcctttaatCGCGGGTCACTCCTTACTCGACATCAGAGGATTCACACCGGTgaaaaaccctacaaatgtaaagaATGTGGAAAAAATTTTAGCCGGGGCTCAGAACTTACTCAGCATGAGAGAATCCACACGGGTGAGAAGCCCTATGAGTGTAAGGAATGTGGGAAGTCCTTTATCCGTGGCTCCCAGCTCACTCAGCATCAAAGAATCCACACAGGTGAAAAACCGTATGAGTGTAAAGAATGCCGAATGGCCTTTACCCAGAGTTCACATCTTTCCCAGCATCAGAGACTTCATACCGGTGAGAAACCCTACGTGTGTAGCGAATGTGGGAAGGCCTTTGCACGTGGATTGTTGCTCATAcagcatcagagaattcatactggCGAGAAGCCGTATCAGTGTAGGGAATGTGGGAAGGCTTTTATCCGCAGTTCACAGCTCACTCAACATCAGCgaactcacactggagagaaaccttatgaatgtaggGAATGTGGGAAGGCCTTTGGTCATGGCTCTCAACTTACTCTGCATCAGAGGGTCCACACAggtgagaagccctatgaatgtaaggaGTGTAGAAAGGCCTTCACTCAGAGTTCACATCTTTCTCGGCACCAACGAGTTCATACTGGCGAGAAACCGTATCAGTGTAAAGAATGTGAAAAGGCCTTTACACGTGAGTCTCAACTAATGcgacatcagagaattcatatcCGTGGCAAATCTTTGGACTGTAAGGAATGCCGAATAGACTTTAATCATCATTCGCAAATTTTTATATGA